One stretch of Niallia sp. XMNu-256 DNA includes these proteins:
- a CDS encoding tryptophanase, which produces MSKIKFYYGNEVPLEMHKVRIVQKLNLPPIEQRVEAMEEAGYNTFLLKNKDVFMDMLTDSGVNAMSDKQQAAMLEADDSYAGSTTFTKLESKIQEIFGKEYFLPAHQGRACENIISKTYVKQGSVVPMNYHFTTTKSHIVVNGGRVEEVFKDEALKITSDDPFKGNMDIAKLRDVIETNGVENIPFVRMEAGTNLIGGQPHSLQNLHEVRKVCDEYGILLVLDASLLADNLHFIKTREETYQNKSIREITREIADLCDIIYFSARKLGCARGGGICTNSKDVYMKMREYVTLYEGFLTYGGMSVREMEAMAVGLEETMDEEMINQGPQFIEYMSNELMKKGVPVVTPAGGLGCHINAMEFVDHIPQSEYPAGALAAAIYIISGARGMERGTMSEQRDENGNETLSHMELVRMALPRRVYTLSQINYVVDRIAWLYENRKLIGGLKFVEEPSVLRFFFGKLTTTSQWQQELVAKFREDFGDSL; this is translated from the coding sequence ATGAGTAAGATTAAATTTTATTACGGGAATGAAGTACCGCTAGAAATGCATAAAGTAAGGATTGTCCAAAAATTAAACTTGCCGCCAATTGAACAAAGGGTAGAGGCAATGGAAGAAGCGGGTTATAATACGTTTCTATTAAAAAATAAAGATGTTTTCATGGATATGCTGACAGATAGTGGTGTTAACGCCATGAGTGATAAACAACAAGCAGCCATGCTCGAAGCCGATGACAGTTATGCAGGCTCCACTACTTTTACAAAATTGGAAAGTAAGATCCAAGAGATTTTTGGAAAGGAATATTTTCTTCCTGCTCACCAAGGTAGAGCGTGTGAAAATATTATTTCAAAAACGTATGTCAAACAAGGTTCTGTTGTTCCAATGAACTATCATTTCACTACAACGAAATCACATATTGTTGTAAACGGTGGTCGAGTAGAGGAAGTATTTAAAGACGAGGCTTTGAAAATTACTAGTGATGATCCTTTTAAAGGAAATATGGATATTGCTAAATTAAGAGATGTAATTGAAACAAATGGCGTGGAGAACATTCCATTTGTCCGTATGGAGGCAGGAACGAATCTGATTGGCGGTCAGCCACATTCCCTTCAAAATCTGCACGAAGTTCGCAAAGTATGTGATGAATATGGAATCCTTTTAGTGCTGGATGCTAGTTTATTAGCAGACAATCTTCATTTTATTAAAACAAGAGAAGAAACTTATCAAAATAAGAGTATCCGTGAAATTACACGTGAAATTGCTGATTTATGCGATATTATCTACTTCTCTGCCCGCAAACTTGGTTGTGCGAGAGGCGGCGGAATTTGTACAAACAGTAAAGATGTTTATATGAAAATGCGTGAATACGTCACACTTTATGAAGGGTTTTTAACATATGGTGGAATGTCTGTCCGCGAGATGGAAGCCATGGCTGTTGGTCTTGAAGAAACGATGGATGAGGAAATGATTAATCAGGGGCCGCAGTTTATTGAATACATGTCAAATGAACTCATGAAGAAAGGTGTGCCTGTCGTAACACCTGCAGGTGGACTAGGCTGTCATATCAATGCAATGGAGTTTGTTGACCACATTCCACAATCAGAATATCCTGCAGGTGCGCTTGCAGCAGCGATTTATATAATAAGTGGTGCACGTGGGATGGAAAGAGGAACGATGTCCGAACAGCGCGATGAAAATGGAAACGAAACATTATCTCATATGGAATTAGTTCGTATGGCTTTACCGAGACGCGTGTATACTTTATCTCAAATAAATTATGTCGTTGATCGCATTGCCTGGTTATATGAAAACCGTAAATTAATCGGCGGGCTTAAATTTGTTGAAGAACCAAGTGTATTACGTTTCTTCTTTGGAAAATTAACGACAACCTCCCAATGGCAGCAAGAATTAGTTGCTAAATTTAGAGAAGATTTTGGGGATAGTTTATAG